A part of Rattus norvegicus strain BN/NHsdMcwi chromosome 4, GRCr8, whole genome shotgun sequence genomic DNA contains:
- the Ncapd2 gene encoding condensin complex subunit 1 isoform X3: MKIEAFQSAFRAQGPLAILDHFDTIYSIIHHFRSIEPGLKEDTLEFLMKVVSCHSQELSSILDDAALSGSDRSAHLNALKMNCYALIRLLESFENMTSQTGLIDLDIGGKGKKARAKTALGFVWEEERQPVLELLTQLLQLDIRHLWSHSVIEEEFVSLVTGCCYRLLENPTISHQKNRSTKEAIAHLLGVALVRYNHMLSATVKIIQMLQHFEHLPSVLVAAVTLWATDYGMKSIVGEIVREIGQKCPQEMSRDTAGAKGFAAFLTELAERIPAALMSSMCMLLDHLDGENYMMRNAVLAAMAEMILQVLNGDQLEESARETRDQFLDILQAHGHDVNSFVRSRVLQLFTRIVQQKALPLTRFQAVVALAVGRLADKSVLVCKNAIQLLASFLANNPFSCKLSDTDLAGPLQKEIQKLQEMRAQRRTAAASAALDSEEEWEAMLPELKSTVQQLLKLPQEEAEQQIADGETAEEVKGRIHQLLARASYKQAILLTREATSRFQESEPFSHTEPEEKDFLNLLGVIFKGPEASTHESPRHTDPGLTGSKDSPSVPEPEGSQRDDELLKQEMLVQYLQDAYSFSQKITEAIGVISKMMYENTTTVVQEVIEFFVMVFQFGVPQALFGVRRMLPLIWSKELGVREAVLNAYRQLYLSPKGDSARATAQALIQNLSLLLVDASVGTIQCLEEILCEFVQKDEIKPAVIQLLWERATEKVPCSPLERCSSVMLLGMMARGKPEIVGSNLDTLVKVGLDEKFPQDYRLAQQVCLAIANISDRRKPSLGERHPPFRLPQEHKLFERLQEMVTKGFAHPDPFWIPFKEVAVTLTYQLAEGPDVICSQMLQGCAKQALEKLEKNTTEGDSKETAPKLPTFLLMNLLSLAGDVALQQLVHLEQAVSGELGRRRVLREEQEHRTKVPKEKTTSSETTMEEELGLVGATADDTEAELVRSICEKELLDGTQVLAAFVPLLLKVCNNPGAYSNPELSAAASLALGKFCMISAPFCDSQLRLLFTMLEKSSLPTVRSNLMVATGDLAIRFPNLVDPWTPHLYARLRDPAQQVRRTAGLVMTHLILKDMVKVKGQVSEMAVLLIDPVPQIAALAKNFFNELSHKGNAIYNLLPDIISRLSDPEGGVGEEPFHTIMKQLLSYITKDKQTESLVEKLCQRFRTARTERQYRDLAYCVSQLPLTERGLHKMLDNFDCFGDKLIDESVFSAFLSIVGKLRRGAKPEGKAVIDEFEQKLRACHTRGMDGIEELETGQGGSQRALSAKKPSAVSRQQPLTSVDSDNDFVTPKPRRTKPRRPQTQQRKSQRKAKVVFSSDESSEDELSAEMTEEETPKKTTPIRRASAQRHRS, from the exons ATGAAAATAGAAG CATTTCAGTCTGCCTTCCGAGCTCAGGGGCCCCTGGCCATACTGGACCACTTCGATACAATCTACAGCATTATACA TCACTTTCGAAGTATAGAACCTGGCCTCAAGGAAGACACCCTGGAATTCCTGATGAAAG TGGTATCCTGCCACTCCCAGGAACTGTCATCCATCCTGGATGACGCAGCTTTGAGTGGATCAGATAGAAGCGCCCACCTAAATGCCCTCAAAATGAACTGCTATGCCCTGATACGCCTCTTGGAGTCCTTTGAGAATATGACCAGCCAGACAGGCCTCATTGACCTGGACATTGGTGGGAAG GGTAAGAAAGCCCGGGCCAAAACAGCTCTTGGCTTTgtctgggaggaagagaggcaaCCAGTCCTTGAGCTTTTAACACAGCTGCTCCAGCTGGACATTCGTCACTTGTGGAGCCACTCGGTAATTGAAGAGGAATTTGTCAG tttggttaCTGGCTGTTGCTACCGCCTGTTGGAGAATCCCACCATTAGCCACCAGAAGAACCGCTCCACCAAGGAGGCCATAGCACACCTGCTTGGGGTGGCCTTGGTCCGCTACAACCATATGCTCA GTGCGACCGTGAAGATCATCCAGATGCTACAGCACTTTGAGCACCTGCCCTCTGTCCTGGTGGCAGCTGTGACTCTGTGGGCAACGGATTACGGAATGAAGAGCATAGTGGGAGAGATCGTAAG AGAGATTGGACAGAAGTGTCCACAGGAGATGAGTCGAGACACAGCAGGGGCAAAGGGCTTTGCTGCTTTCCTCACTGAGCTGGCAGAGCGAATCCCAGCTGCCCTGATGTCCAGCATGTGCATGTTGCTAGATCATCTGGATGGAGAG aatTATATGATGCGCAATGCTGTGTTAGCAGCTATGGCCGAGATGATACTCCAGGTTCTAAATGGTGACCAATTAGAAGAATCGGCCCGAGAAACCAGAGATCAGTTCTTGGACATCTTGCAAGCTCATGGGCATGATGTGAACTCCTTTGTTCGAAGCCGTGTTTTACAACTCTTTACCCGAATTGTCCAACAAAAG GCGCTCCCCCTGACCCGTTTCCAGGCAGTGGTGGCCTTAGCAGTGGGACGTCTGGCAGACAAGTCGGTGCTGGTGTGTAAAAATGCGATTCAGCTGCTGGCCAGCTTTCTAGCCAACAATCCCTTTTCCTGCAAG CTTAGTGATACCGACCTTGCTGGGCCACTGCAGAAGGAGATTCAGAAGTTACAAGAAATGAGAGCCCAGAGGCGGACTGCAGCTGCGT CTGCAGCACTAGACTCAGAGGAAGAATGGGAGGCCATGTTGCCAGAACTGAAGTCTACTGTGCAGCAGCTTCTGAAGCTTCCCCAAgaagaggcagagcagcagattGCCGATGGAGAGACTGCGGAGGAAGTGAAAGGACGCATCCACCAACTGCTTGCCAGAGCTAGTTACAA ACAGGCCATTCTTCTCACTCGAGAAGCTACCAGTCGCTTCCAGGAGTCTGAACCCTTCAGTCACACAGAGCCAGAGGAGAAGGACTTCCTGAATCTCTTGGGTGTCATCTTCAAAG GCCCTGAAGCTTCCACACACGAATCTCCTAGGCACACAGATCCAGGGCTAACTGGCAGTAAAGACTCTCCTAGTGTGCCTGAGCCTGAGGGGTCCCAGAGGGACGATGAGCTGCTGAAGCAGGAGATGCTGGTGCAGTACCTGCAGGATGCCTACAGCTTCTCCCAGAAGATCACAGAAGCCATTGGCGTCATCAGCAAGATGATGTATGAGAACACAACTACAG TGGTGCAGGAGGTGATTGAGTTCTTTGTGATGGTATTCCAATTTGGGGTACCCCAGGCCCTGTTTGGGGTACGCCGCATGCTGCCTCTCATCTGGTCTAAGGAGCTTGGTGTCCGGGAAGCTGTCCTTAATGCATACCGCCAACTGTACCTCAGCCCGAAAGGGGACTCAGCCAG AGCCACAGCGCAGGCCTTGATTCAGAACCTCTCGTTGCTGTTAGTAGATGCCTCCGTCGGGACCATTCAGTGTCTTGAAGAAATT CTTTGTGAGTTTGTGCAGAAGGATGAGATAAAGCCAGCAGTGATCCAGCTGCTGTGGGAACGGGCAACGGAGAAGGTCCCGTGCTCTCCTCTGGAGCGCTGTTCCTCTGTCATGCTTCTTGGCATGATGGCACG AGGAAAACCAGAAATTGTAGGAAGCAACTTAGACACCCTGGTGAAGGTAGGGCTGGATGAGAAGTTTCCACAGGACTACAGGCTGGCCCAGCAGGTGTGCCTCGCCATTGCCAACATCTCGGACAGGAGgaag CCTTCCCTGGGTGAACGTCACCCTCCCTTCCGGCTGCCTCAGGAGCACAAGTTGTTTGAACGACTTCAGGAGATGGTCACAAAGG gCTTTGCACACCCAGATCCCTTCTGGATCCCATTCAAAGAGGTGGCAGTGACCCTGACTTACCAATTGGCAGAGGGGCCTGACGTGATCTGTTCCCAGATGCTGCAAGGCTGTGCAAAGCAAGCCTTGGAGAAACTTGAGAAGAATACCACTGAGGGGGACTCCA AGGAAACAGCCCCTAAGCTCCCCACGTTCCTGCTGATGAACCTGCTCTCCCTGGCTGGGGATGTGGCCCTACAGCAGCTGGTCCATTTGGAACAGGCTGTGAGCGGAGAGCTGGGTCGGCGGCGAGTTCTTCGAGAGGAGCAGGAGCACAGGACCAAGGTCCCCAAGGAGAAG ACCACAAGCTCTGAAACAACAATGGAGGAAGAACTGGGGCTGGTGGGGGCCACTGCTGATGACACGGAGGCGGAGCTCGTCCGGAGCATCTGTGAGAAGGAACTGTTGGATG GCACTCAGGTACTCGCTGCCTTTGTTCCACTGCTGCTTAAAGTCTGCAACAACCCTGGGGCATACAGCAACCCAGAGCTCTCTGCAGCTGCTTCTCTGGCCCTTGGCAAGTTCTGCATGATCAG TGCCCCTTTCTGCGACTCCCAGCTCCGTCTTCTGTTCACCATGCTTGAGAAGTCTTCACTGCCCACTGTGCGGTCTAACCTCATGGTTGCCACTGGGGATCTGGCTATCCGCTTCCCTAACCTGGTGGATCCCTGGACTCCCCATCTATATGCCCG CCTCCGAGATCCAGCTCAGCAGGTGCGGAGGACAGCGGGGCTGGTGATGACGCACCTGATCCTGAAGGACATGGTGAAAGTGAAGGGACAGGTGAGCGAGATGGCCGTGCTGCTCATTGACCCTGTGCCTCAGATTGCTGCCTTGGCCAAGAATTTCTTCAATGAGCTCTCCCACAAG GGCAATGCAATCTATAATCTCCTCCCTGATATCATCAGTCGCCTGTCAGACCCAGAGGGTGGAGTGGGGGAGGAGCCCTTCCACACCATCATGAA GCAGCTCCTCTCCTACATCACCAAGGACAAGCAGACTGAGAGCTTGGTAGAGAAACTGTGTCAGCGGTTCCGCACAGCCCG AACTGAGCGTCAGTACCGGGATCTGGCCTACTGTGTGTCCCAGCTGCCCCTCACAGAGCGAGGCCTCCACAAAATGCTGGACAACTTTGACTGCTTTGGCGATAAGCTGATAGATGAGTCTGTCTTCAGTGCTTTCTTGTCAATTGTGGGCAAACTGCGTCGTGGGGCCAAGCCTGAGGGCAAG GCTGTAATAGATGAATTTGAGCAGAAGCTTCGTGCCTGTCACACCAGAGGCATGGATGGAATAGAGGAGCTTGAAACTGGCCAAGGAGGCAGCCAGCGGGCCCTGTCTGCCAAGAAACCCTCCGCCG TCTCAAGGCAACAGCCTCTGACTTCTGTAGACTCAGACAATGACTTTGTCACACCTAAGCCTCGACGTACCAAACCCCGTCGTCCACAAACTCAGCAACGCAAGTCCCAGAGGAAAGCCAAAGTTGTCTTCTCAAGTGACGAGTCCAGTGAAGATG AACTTTCAGCGGAGATGACCGAAGAAGAGACACCCAAGAAAACCACCCCCATCCGCAGAGCATCTGCGCAAAGACACAGGTCCTAG
- the Ncapd2 gene encoding condensin complex subunit 1 isoform X2 yields the protein MKIEAFQSAFRAQGPLAILDHFDTIYSIIHHFRSIEPGLKEDTLEFLMKVVSCHSQELSSILDDAALSGSDRSAHLNALKMNCYALIRLLESFENMTSQTGLIDLDIGGKGKKARAKTALGFVWEEERQPVLELLTQLLQLDIRHLWSHSVIEEEFVSLVTGCCYRLLENPTISHQKNRSTKEAIAHLLGVALVRYNHMLSATVKIIQMLQHFEHLPSVLVAAVTLWATDYGMKSIVGEIVREIGQKCPQEMSRDTAGAKGFAAFLTELAERIPAALMSSMCMLLDHLDGENYMMRNAVLAAMAEMILQVLNGDQLEESARETRDQFLDILQAHGHDVNSFVRSRVLQLFTRIVQQKALPLTRFQAVVALAVGRLADKSVLVCKNAIQLLASFLANNPFSCKLSDTDLAGPLQKEIQKLQEMRAQRRTAAASAALDSEEEWEAMLPELKSTVQQLLKLPQEEAEQQIADGETAEEVKGRIHQLLARASYKQAILLTREATSRFQESEPFSHTEPEEKDFLNLLGVIFKGPEASTHESPRHTDPGLTGSKDSPSVPEPEGSQRDDELLKQEMLVQYLQDAYSFSQKITEAIGVISKMMYENTTTVVQEVIEFFVMVFQFGVPQALFGVRRMLPLIWSKELGVREAVLNAYRQLYLSPKGDSARATAQALIQNLSLLLVDASVGTIQCLEEILCEFVQKDEIKPAVIQLLWERATEKVPCSPLERCSSVMLLGMMARGKPEIVGSNLDTLVKVGLDEKFPQDYRLAQQVCLAIANISDRRKPSLGERHPPFRLPQEHKLFERLQEMVTKGFAHPDPFWIPFKEVAVTLTYQLAEGPDVICSQMLQGCAKQALEKLEKNTTEGDSKETAPKLPTFLLMNLLSLAGDVALQQLVHLEQAVSGELGRRRVLREEQEHRTKVPKEKTTSSETTMEEELGLVGATADDTEAELVRSICEKELLDGTQVLAAFVPLLLKVCNNPGAYSNPELSAAASLALGKFCMISAPFCDSQLRLLFTMLEKSSLPTVRSNLMVATGDLAIRFPNLVDPWTPHLYARLRDPAQQVRRTAGLVMTHLILKDMVKVKGQVSEMAVLLIDPVPQIAALAKNFFNELSHKGNAIYNLLPDIISRLSDPEGGVGEEPFHTIMKQLLSYITKDKQTESLVEKLCQRFRTARTERQYRDLAYCVSQLPLTERGLHKMLDNFDCFGDKLIDESVFSAFLSIVGKLRRGAKPEGKAVIDEFEQKLRACHTRGMDGIEELETGQGGSQRALSAKKPSAGVRVSRQQPLTSVDSDNDFVTPKPRRTKPRRPQTQQRKSQRKAKVVFSSDESSEDELSAEMTEEETPKKTTPIRRASAQRHRS from the exons ATGAAAATAGAAG CATTTCAGTCTGCCTTCCGAGCTCAGGGGCCCCTGGCCATACTGGACCACTTCGATACAATCTACAGCATTATACA TCACTTTCGAAGTATAGAACCTGGCCTCAAGGAAGACACCCTGGAATTCCTGATGAAAG TGGTATCCTGCCACTCCCAGGAACTGTCATCCATCCTGGATGACGCAGCTTTGAGTGGATCAGATAGAAGCGCCCACCTAAATGCCCTCAAAATGAACTGCTATGCCCTGATACGCCTCTTGGAGTCCTTTGAGAATATGACCAGCCAGACAGGCCTCATTGACCTGGACATTGGTGGGAAG GGTAAGAAAGCCCGGGCCAAAACAGCTCTTGGCTTTgtctgggaggaagagaggcaaCCAGTCCTTGAGCTTTTAACACAGCTGCTCCAGCTGGACATTCGTCACTTGTGGAGCCACTCGGTAATTGAAGAGGAATTTGTCAG tttggttaCTGGCTGTTGCTACCGCCTGTTGGAGAATCCCACCATTAGCCACCAGAAGAACCGCTCCACCAAGGAGGCCATAGCACACCTGCTTGGGGTGGCCTTGGTCCGCTACAACCATATGCTCA GTGCGACCGTGAAGATCATCCAGATGCTACAGCACTTTGAGCACCTGCCCTCTGTCCTGGTGGCAGCTGTGACTCTGTGGGCAACGGATTACGGAATGAAGAGCATAGTGGGAGAGATCGTAAG AGAGATTGGACAGAAGTGTCCACAGGAGATGAGTCGAGACACAGCAGGGGCAAAGGGCTTTGCTGCTTTCCTCACTGAGCTGGCAGAGCGAATCCCAGCTGCCCTGATGTCCAGCATGTGCATGTTGCTAGATCATCTGGATGGAGAG aatTATATGATGCGCAATGCTGTGTTAGCAGCTATGGCCGAGATGATACTCCAGGTTCTAAATGGTGACCAATTAGAAGAATCGGCCCGAGAAACCAGAGATCAGTTCTTGGACATCTTGCAAGCTCATGGGCATGATGTGAACTCCTTTGTTCGAAGCCGTGTTTTACAACTCTTTACCCGAATTGTCCAACAAAAG GCGCTCCCCCTGACCCGTTTCCAGGCAGTGGTGGCCTTAGCAGTGGGACGTCTGGCAGACAAGTCGGTGCTGGTGTGTAAAAATGCGATTCAGCTGCTGGCCAGCTTTCTAGCCAACAATCCCTTTTCCTGCAAG CTTAGTGATACCGACCTTGCTGGGCCACTGCAGAAGGAGATTCAGAAGTTACAAGAAATGAGAGCCCAGAGGCGGACTGCAGCTGCGT CTGCAGCACTAGACTCAGAGGAAGAATGGGAGGCCATGTTGCCAGAACTGAAGTCTACTGTGCAGCAGCTTCTGAAGCTTCCCCAAgaagaggcagagcagcagattGCCGATGGAGAGACTGCGGAGGAAGTGAAAGGACGCATCCACCAACTGCTTGCCAGAGCTAGTTACAA ACAGGCCATTCTTCTCACTCGAGAAGCTACCAGTCGCTTCCAGGAGTCTGAACCCTTCAGTCACACAGAGCCAGAGGAGAAGGACTTCCTGAATCTCTTGGGTGTCATCTTCAAAG GCCCTGAAGCTTCCACACACGAATCTCCTAGGCACACAGATCCAGGGCTAACTGGCAGTAAAGACTCTCCTAGTGTGCCTGAGCCTGAGGGGTCCCAGAGGGACGATGAGCTGCTGAAGCAGGAGATGCTGGTGCAGTACCTGCAGGATGCCTACAGCTTCTCCCAGAAGATCACAGAAGCCATTGGCGTCATCAGCAAGATGATGTATGAGAACACAACTACAG TGGTGCAGGAGGTGATTGAGTTCTTTGTGATGGTATTCCAATTTGGGGTACCCCAGGCCCTGTTTGGGGTACGCCGCATGCTGCCTCTCATCTGGTCTAAGGAGCTTGGTGTCCGGGAAGCTGTCCTTAATGCATACCGCCAACTGTACCTCAGCCCGAAAGGGGACTCAGCCAG AGCCACAGCGCAGGCCTTGATTCAGAACCTCTCGTTGCTGTTAGTAGATGCCTCCGTCGGGACCATTCAGTGTCTTGAAGAAATT CTTTGTGAGTTTGTGCAGAAGGATGAGATAAAGCCAGCAGTGATCCAGCTGCTGTGGGAACGGGCAACGGAGAAGGTCCCGTGCTCTCCTCTGGAGCGCTGTTCCTCTGTCATGCTTCTTGGCATGATGGCACG AGGAAAACCAGAAATTGTAGGAAGCAACTTAGACACCCTGGTGAAGGTAGGGCTGGATGAGAAGTTTCCACAGGACTACAGGCTGGCCCAGCAGGTGTGCCTCGCCATTGCCAACATCTCGGACAGGAGgaag CCTTCCCTGGGTGAACGTCACCCTCCCTTCCGGCTGCCTCAGGAGCACAAGTTGTTTGAACGACTTCAGGAGATGGTCACAAAGG gCTTTGCACACCCAGATCCCTTCTGGATCCCATTCAAAGAGGTGGCAGTGACCCTGACTTACCAATTGGCAGAGGGGCCTGACGTGATCTGTTCCCAGATGCTGCAAGGCTGTGCAAAGCAAGCCTTGGAGAAACTTGAGAAGAATACCACTGAGGGGGACTCCA AGGAAACAGCCCCTAAGCTCCCCACGTTCCTGCTGATGAACCTGCTCTCCCTGGCTGGGGATGTGGCCCTACAGCAGCTGGTCCATTTGGAACAGGCTGTGAGCGGAGAGCTGGGTCGGCGGCGAGTTCTTCGAGAGGAGCAGGAGCACAGGACCAAGGTCCCCAAGGAGAAG ACCACAAGCTCTGAAACAACAATGGAGGAAGAACTGGGGCTGGTGGGGGCCACTGCTGATGACACGGAGGCGGAGCTCGTCCGGAGCATCTGTGAGAAGGAACTGTTGGATG GCACTCAGGTACTCGCTGCCTTTGTTCCACTGCTGCTTAAAGTCTGCAACAACCCTGGGGCATACAGCAACCCAGAGCTCTCTGCAGCTGCTTCTCTGGCCCTTGGCAAGTTCTGCATGATCAG TGCCCCTTTCTGCGACTCCCAGCTCCGTCTTCTGTTCACCATGCTTGAGAAGTCTTCACTGCCCACTGTGCGGTCTAACCTCATGGTTGCCACTGGGGATCTGGCTATCCGCTTCCCTAACCTGGTGGATCCCTGGACTCCCCATCTATATGCCCG CCTCCGAGATCCAGCTCAGCAGGTGCGGAGGACAGCGGGGCTGGTGATGACGCACCTGATCCTGAAGGACATGGTGAAAGTGAAGGGACAGGTGAGCGAGATGGCCGTGCTGCTCATTGACCCTGTGCCTCAGATTGCTGCCTTGGCCAAGAATTTCTTCAATGAGCTCTCCCACAAG GGCAATGCAATCTATAATCTCCTCCCTGATATCATCAGTCGCCTGTCAGACCCAGAGGGTGGAGTGGGGGAGGAGCCCTTCCACACCATCATGAA GCAGCTCCTCTCCTACATCACCAAGGACAAGCAGACTGAGAGCTTGGTAGAGAAACTGTGTCAGCGGTTCCGCACAGCCCG AACTGAGCGTCAGTACCGGGATCTGGCCTACTGTGTGTCCCAGCTGCCCCTCACAGAGCGAGGCCTCCACAAAATGCTGGACAACTTTGACTGCTTTGGCGATAAGCTGATAGATGAGTCTGTCTTCAGTGCTTTCTTGTCAATTGTGGGCAAACTGCGTCGTGGGGCCAAGCCTGAGGGCAAG GCTGTAATAGATGAATTTGAGCAGAAGCTTCGTGCCTGTCACACCAGAGGCATGGATGGAATAGAGGAGCTTGAAACTGGCCAAGGAGGCAGCCAGCGGGCCCTGTCTGCCAAGAAACCCTCCGCCGGTGTGAGAG TCTCAAGGCAACAGCCTCTGACTTCTGTAGACTCAGACAATGACTTTGTCACACCTAAGCCTCGACGTACCAAACCCCGTCGTCCACAAACTCAGCAACGCAAGTCCCAGAGGAAAGCCAAAGTTGTCTTCTCAAGTGACGAGTCCAGTGAAGATG AACTTTCAGCGGAGATGACCGAAGAAGAGACACCCAAGAAAACCACCCCCATCCGCAGAGCATCTGCGCAAAGACACAGGTCCTAG